The Candidatus Limnocylindrales bacterium DNA segment GCAATGAGGATACGGCCGATGCGCGGCATGTTGTTGCGGGGATCGAACGTATACCAGCCGTCGCCCAGGTACGCTTCGAACCAGGCGGCGAAGTCCATCGGCGCGTACGGCGGAGGCATGCCGATGTCACCGAGATATCCGGTGCAGTATCGCGCCGGAATGTTGACGCAGCGGCACAGCGTGACGGCCAGGTGGGCAAAGTCGCGACACACGCCCTGGCGATCCGTGAAAGCCTGAAAGGCCGTCTTCGTCGGACTCGAAAGACCGTAGCCGAACTGGATGTGGTTGTGGACGAAATCGCAAATGGCCTGCACACGGTTCCATCCGCTCGGTCCCTGGCCGAACAGGCTCCACGCCGTTTCGGCGAGCAGATCGGTCTCGCAGTAACGACTTCCCAGCAGATAGAGCAGCGTTTCCTGGGGAAGCGACTGCACCGGACGCTGCTCGAGCCATGGGGAGGCGACCTCGACGTTGCCGGAGTCGGACACGATACCGTCGGCGCTGATTCGAAACGTGCCAGCCGGCGCGACGAGCCGGCTGCACCAGTTCCCGAATGAATCGCGGTAGGCCGCGACCGGAACGGAGGGATTGAGCAGCAGGTGATCGGGTTTGATGATGTCCGACGCCCGGCTGTAGTGGACGTTCAGTGTGGCGATCATCGGTGTCGGCTGTGGGCACTGATAGGTTAGTTCGTATCCGACTCGGATCTGCATTGGTTCGTCGCCTTCTGGGTTGATGCTGTCGGCCAGGGTCCGCCGGGTGGAAGGCCCGTCGCGGTTCGCGAGGGGTCAAGGAGGCATTGCAGCTTCCTCCAGCACGATGGCGAGTCGTTCGGCCCAACCCTCGACGCCCGCTTCGTCGGCCAAAAGGTCCTGCCGGACTTCGATCTCGACGTGCTCGATGCCTCGTCGCTCGCCGTGGACGACGAGCGTGTAGTCGGATGCGTCGCTGACCGCGTAGGGCTGGTTGTCTCCGACGACAAGAGCGGGATCGGCGCGCAGCGCGGTGAGCACTCGTCGCGCGAGACGTGCGTCGCGGCCGTACAGCACGCCGACGTGCCAGGGTCGCGGCTTGTCCAGGAAAACCGGCGTGAAGGTGTGCAACGTGACCAGTACGCTGCCGCGGCCGCTCGTGGTTCGTCGGTCGAGCTCGTCGGCGATCCGTCGGTGGTACGGCTCGAACAGTTCTTCCACGCGCTGACGGACGTCCTCGCGCGTGAGGGCTTCGTTGGCTGCCACTCGGGTGCGTTCGCTGAGCACGACGATTGAATCGTGCGCACCCGGCGGACGGTTCGGATCGATGACCAGGCGCGAGTAGTTGTGCAGGATCAGGAATGCGTCGAGGCGGGCGCTGAGGCGCTGTCCCAGCTCGGCCACGCCGAGGTCGCAGGCTACGTGCGTCGCGAGCTCCTGTTCGGAGAGGTTGAGAGTGGCGAGTTTGCGCGGAATCCG contains these protein-coding regions:
- a CDS encoding N-formylglutamate amidohydrolase, with the protein product MIGTRELVNDEGLLSGDEALLSGDEALLTGDDPPVFEIRRADARSDFVLTCDHAGLRIPRKLATLNLSEQELATHVACDLGVAELGQRLSARLDAFLILHNYSRLVIDPNRPPGAHDSIVVLSERTRVAANEALTREDVRQRVEELFEPYHRRIADELDRRTTSGRGSVLVTLHTFTPVFLDKPRPWHVGVLYGRDARLARRVLTALRADPALVVGDNQPYAVSDASDYTLVVHGERRGIEHVEIEVRQDLLADEAGVEGWAERLAIVLEEAAMPP
- a CDS encoding transglutaminase family protein produces the protein MIATLNVHYSRASDIIKPDHLLLNPSVPVAAYRDSFGNWCSRLVAPAGTFRISADGIVSDSGNVEVASPWLEQRPVQSLPQETLLYLLGSRYCETDLLAETAWSLFGQGPSGWNRVQAICDFVHNHIQFGYGLSSPTKTAFQAFTDRQGVCRDFAHLAVTLCRCVNIPARYCTGYLGDIGMPPPYAPMDFAAWFEAYLGDGWYTFDPRNNMPRIGRILIARGRDAADVALTTTFGPTTLESFMVRTEEIAS